GGCTTGCTTTCCTGCTTCAAGAAACATCATTTCATGTACCTGATGAGACTATTAAATACACTCATGACTTTTCCTCTCTAGTTAAATGTAAAAATTTATCAACTTCAGGTccctgaaaataaaaactacCTGATTTTCATACCAGCAATAAGCCCAGTACAGCTCCACCAAGAACCCAACACACCTGCATTCCTACCCATCTGTTAACAGGACCCACCACCTTCATTGCAGCTCTCTCACTGACCCCCTGCACCCAAACCCAGCAGCTGGGTTAAGGTCTTGTGCTGTGGTACCTTGAGTGAAAAACACAGGAGAACCCACCCAAGGGCATTCCAGCCACATGGAAgagaggtggagggaggttgtgcctccccagctgcaggcaaAGCTTTATGAGGCACAACTACTTGACTCTGGGAAAGGAGACTTCCCCTGCTCACAgaacatgcttttaaaaaatcacttcCTTACAGTAAGtatataaaaaacaaagaaatctttCAAAGCTCTCACGTTTTATACCTGCTGCAGGTTCACATCCACTAGCTCAACAACATCAGTAGGTGCTCTGGCATTCAGTGCAGCTGTCTCTGCCTAAAGTGGGTTTGCCTACCTATACATTCTTTTTCACTTTGCCCCCCCAAAATAAGGCTTCTGATTCTTCCTGGCCACATTCTTTTCCCCCTAAGTTTGATAAGATCAACGTTACAAAGGTATTGCTGCTGTCTAACGGCACACACGAATGAAGCACAGATCTAACCTCTGCTGAGCAGCACTTCACTGATTTGGAACTGGATATCAAATGCTACTGTAATGCAGATTCGCTTGCAATTtctctccctgttcttcttTTCAGTTTACCTTTTCctgccttgttttctttttcttgctgtcacactgagactgaaaaatacagcttttggAAGTGGTGTTTCCATAGCAGTGTAAGACCATAACCTGTAAGAATAACTTGCAGTCTATGACATCTCTCTGGTTTATGTGAGAAATTAATGACAACAGAACCCAAGTAAGCATTTTCACTTCAAGATGATAACTAAAAACCTACAAAGAAGATTACACTCCTCACCAAAATGGATACAGAAAGTTTTCAGGACCAAAAAAAGCCCCCTTGATTATATTACAGTTTAGTTATACGCCATAAAAAGCAGTAAGACAACATAAGGAATGTGACTATCCCCTTCATAAAGGGTATAATCCTTCATAAAAGACAGCAGAAATCCAAAGCATAGAAAACAATCTCTAAAAGGCAACGATTTTCCTACTTAGAGCTGACGTGTGCCGCTGTCTCAGAAGCAACTGGCCAGAAGCAGCTGCCAGACGCATTCCCCAGGGTACAGCAAGCTGACTTGGAAAAGTGGGGCCTTTGCATCCTTCAAAGGAAGCACAACAAGaccaaaacaaaccacccaGCTACCCCAGGAGGTTACCTGCAGAGTCTCAAAAGTTCTGTGAAGAGTCTGCTCCGTTTGTTCACGTGTCCTCTGGGTCATCTCTCCGTGGGTTTCTTTTATAACTGCTGTCTTTCAAGTACAAAGGCGATAGGTACTTCAGAAATGATGGCAGATGATAAGCCAGACAAGCATGCACTGAAAAAGGGAACTACAGATTTAACCCCAGGAGGGAAGGCTCCATACAAGCACACAGTTTAGCCCAGAAATGGTTTTACTTTATTTATTAAGGGTTAATTACATACATCATAGTCTGATGATTCCCCAATACCTTTACAAGAGCAAGAATGTCCAGTGGCTGACTACAAAGGAATCATGTATATCCAGCCACCTACAGAACACTGCTGGCAGTCCAATTTGTTCTTCCCCtagaaaaccaaacccaaacgtTGCTGGAACACTGTGTAGGTTTTGTCCAAGGGTTTTATACCATCCTCTCCAATGCTCTTTGCCATAAGCCATATGACATCAGTGGCATTTTAAGAAGTTACCAGTGCAAGAGCAGCTTCCTAACCTTGCACTGAGAGCTTTGATGCATGGGGTTGGATAACACAGGCTCacaagcagcagaaagcaaCTTAAAAGGCCTAAAAGCTCCCCTGTGGAACGTGGGACTATATGTGATGCAtagaaaagatgaggaaaaggctgatgATTCATGTTCCTTACATTCAATACAACCTGGACTGCAAGTACAGAGAGAGAACTCTGTGCAGGTGACACAGGCTGGGAGAAGAGAGGGCTTTGCAGGGTAAAGCTAAAAGTAAGATAAGTCCTTGACAAACTGGTGGGAAGCAGGTGCAGTTCAATCCAGACAAGCTCTCCACTGCATTTGGGCATTATCAACTGTAAATTACCAGCTGTAAATAATTATCAACCAATTAGGTAGctgttctgcagaaaaggaTCCAGGGTTTTGGAGGGTCATAAACTGAAGAGGGATAAACAACGTTATTCACTTGTGAAAAGGCACTCCAGAGCAGTGAAAAGCGAGTGTCCTCTGCAAGACAGATGATGTAATCCTTCCTCTGCACAGTGCTGATAAAGCCTCTGCTCACACACAGTGTCCAGCTCAGATACGGCACCTCAggcagccctggagcagagggagagaagccAGTGCTCCTACCACAGCCTAAAAACTTCCAGAGAGGGAACAAGTTAAGGGAAGATGCAGAAATGTAACACGGTAAGGCTTTCAGATGCTCCCCAAGCCCATTGGGTTGGGACTAGAAGGTATGAAGTAAAATTTGGGGGCAAATCCTGCCATCAGGCACACAGAAACGAGGCAACCTCCTAAGCTCTGGCCAGCCTTGATGTCTGTGAATAAACAAGAGCTCTGACATCCGAGTTGTTTctgtagaaaagaaacagcagtcACAGGACAAAACACAAGAAGGTAAGAAAAGGTGATGTTCTGACACGCCTGACGAAACTGCTGCAGCGCTGAGGTGGTCTTGGAATGGGTCATtcaaaaacaaccccacacactTCCATCTGCAGTGAGGTGCTGATTCGTTAGGTGCTTAAAAGGCCGGAGAGATCTGTGTAATGTTTCTTCCCAGTTACAGAGAAACCTGCAGCACGCTTTTTGCTGAGACACAGATTTATTCAGGCTTCAAAGGGAACCACGCTCCCAACCACCTCACATGTGGGTGAGCTCCTCCTTCAGGCTCTGCTCCTTCCAGCTCTTCCAAAGCGTCTCCTTGCAGGAGCAGTGCAGGATGAGAGCCATGGCCCTCCCGAGCCCTGTGCTTGCAGCTGGACAAACTCTGACATTTCAGCTACTTCACAGCGACTGCACTTGTGAGTCGGGAAGGACCCATTCGCCCTCAAACTGTATCAAATCCCCGAGGCTCCCGCATTACCCCACCTTGTCCACACATCTCCACACCGCAAAATCTGAACCCAGCCACAGCAGaccaaaataaaaccacttttaAGTGCATTCCAACGGCTGAACTAAGATGGTCCAGCGACTCTGAGCTGGCAGACACGGTTCAGCCGCTCGACACCAGTGCTGGGCCGCTCTGGTGATGACTGAAGCCACCTCTCAAGCGCTGGTGGGAGTGACTGGTCCCTTTCTTTTGTCACTAACGCGTCGTAACACTCCTTTTGTCTACACTGAAATGAAACCACGGTGGATCTTTTATGCTTCCTACAGTTCCTTTTGTCACTCCTTCTCTTACGCCGCGTTTCCTGCAGGACAAACGCTCCTGTGCCTTCCCACCGCAGAACACACGGCGCTCGGGCCCTGAGGGCTCCACCTCCGCGACCCCGGCGCTCGGCCCACACACGCCCGGCCGCCGCGGGCCCGCCCCCGCTCCCTCCCGTGGCGCTCTGAGCTCATCGGGCGGCGCCGCGGCCGCGTTCTCGGCCCAGCGCGTCCGGAGCGCCGCGGGTGTGTGTGCGGCCGTGCGGGGCCCCGTGCCCGCGGGAAGGGGCCGTGTggccgcggcggcggggaaGGAGCGGAGGCGGCGGGGCAGGAACGGAGGCGGCGGGGCAGGAACGGAGGCGGCCCGGCGCGTCCCCGGATGCTGGTTGTGCCGCTCCGGGCCGGGCTGCGGCTGCTCCCGCCGCTCCGCCTGCGGCACCGGGCGCCGGGCGCCATGAAGCTGCAGTCGCCGCAGTTCCAGGCGCTCTTCACGCCGGGGCTGCGCAGCGTGGCAGGTGAGTGCGGCCCGGCGGGGCCGGCTGCGGCGTGGCGGGGAGCAGACGCCCGGCCTCGGGCCCTTGTGCCGCCGCCGTTCCCCCGGCGGGGCGGCTGGTGTGCGCTGCGAGGCGCGTTGCTGCTCCTCGGCTCGAGCCGCCGGCACTTCACAGTGCCCCAGGGGCCGGGCTGGGGTTTGGTCAGCTGCGAGGGGTTGTCGTTCCTGAGGAAAGGTGGATTCACAgcttgctgtgctctgccataAGTTAATTAAGCACCTTTCCCGTGTCAGCTACTCACTGCTACAGACGTTCCACGGCCCAGAGCCTCCCAGTAATCAGTTAACCAGTTAATTAGTTAATATTTAGGTTATCAGTAATACCACAGAAAAATACGAGAGGCACGACTGGGAGAACACACGGGGGCGTTTAGTTGTTAACCTGTGCATTTCACATGAAGCCCTGCACACGTGCTGCTGTGCATTTGCCTCTGTTGCCACATCCATGTTAATTGGTACGGCTGGCAGTGTGCTACAGTTTTTGTTTGAGATACAGTGTGCTTTATGGTTTTCCCTTCCCAGAATTGTTTGAGAAGAAGAACTATGAGCTGAGAATAGCAGGAGGTGCTGTGAGGGATTTACTGAGTGGAATGACACCCCAAGATATCGATTTTGCCACTACAGCTACACCGACAGAGATGAAGGAAATGTTCACATCTGCTGGTGTTCGTCTGATCaataacaaaggagaaaaacatgGAACCATTACTGCCAGGGTTGGTTTATGATTTGACTTGGCTCTTTTCTACCTGTATCTGTGAACGTGCAGCACATTCAATAGGAAACTGGCAGCATACCCCTTGGTTAAAGTAGCACAGTAACAGTTTAAATGAAACCCTGCTTTAAAGCACGGAGTGACCAGTTACCACATTTAGTGCCTGTTACCTCTGCATAACCCATTTGTGCTGCTGTATCATCACTAGAAAAGATAATGTTGGCTGCTCACATGGGTGGATAATGTGGGGAAGTTGAGCCTAGGGTTTCCTGCTCCTGCTTTCCCAAATCTCACTTCCTCAACCATGCTCATTTCTCTGCCTCTCCATGTTCTGCTCATTTCTCTCCATGTTCTGCAAGCTATCTAGAAAGTGAGTAATGCAGGGATGGTCTCCAGGTGTGTGCATGTCTTGGCTGTCTGCTCTGTACAGAAACATGCTGCATGTCAGCTTACACACAGCCAGCTTCAACACTAACTGCACACAAATGTGAGGCTGAAAGAATATGTGGCTTTTTGGTTTGTATTCCTGACTGTTGAAGTAACAATGTCAATTTTCAGCTCCATGAACAGAATTTTGAAATTACTACTCTTAGAATAGATGTTGTCACCGATGGACGACACGCAGAGGTTGAGTTCACCACTGACTGGGAAAAGGACGCTGAAAGGAGGGATCTCACTGTCAATTCCATGTTCTTAGGTAAATTCTGCCAAAAGCAACTATTTGGATGAGGCACTGCTTTTCAAAATAAGCCAGTAAATTCACTTCAGAATAATCCATCACCATAATCCAAAGCCAATCTGATTCAGTTCTGTTGGTTTGTACTGCTGGAAGGTCTGTACAAACAAGCGAGATGATCTCACAGACCAGCTGAGATCACACACTTCTGTGTGCTTCTGTGTTTTCAAATGAGAGGCTTCAGTGGTGACAACCATCTTTGCAAGTTTATGATGTTCTTTtgttctctcctccctcctttgTCTAGGTTTGGATGGGATGCTGTATGATTTCTTCAATGGATACGAAGACttgcaaaacaagaaaatcagATTTGTAGGAAAGGCCAGTGAGAGGATACAAGAAGATTATTTACGAATCCTGAGATATTTCAGGTACTAGGTTCTGCCTTTCCTAGACAATAAAGACATGAAGTAAGCACTGTAGGTTGCAGTAACATGCAAAAGGAGATCAGTGGTGTAAGAAGAGTTGTCACTGACACATTGTTAAGTTTCTTCTGCTGTTGTAAATCAGGACATTTAACAGTGTCATGACATTGATTCTCTGGATAGCAGTGACACGTGGAGTAACTGCTCTCAGGCTAACCCAGAGGTTTTATTTGGGCAGGTTTTATGGAAGGATCGCAGAACAACCTGGTGATCATGAACCTAGCACACTGCAGGCCATCAAAGAAAATGCCAAAGGTTTGGCTGGAATATCAGGAGAAAGGATTTGGGtggaactgaaaaaaatcctccttgGCAACCACGTTAATCATTTGGTTCGAGTTATGTACGAGCTGGATATCGCCCAGTACATAGGTAAGGTGCAGTGGAGGTTGActtcctgctgctgtgtcctACACAAACAGAACTGCAGCATGGCAGTGAAAGAAAACTTGGGTTTACTTGTGAAGAAAttaagtttggggtttttttttcctgtgttaagGTCCATATTTCTTATTAATGCTCTTTCTtgcactctgtgtgtgtgtgtgtgtgtgtttcccTTCAGGGCTACCACGTGATGGAAACTTAGAGGAATTTGACAGAGTCACTGAGAAGATTCAGAATCTGTGTCCAAAACCCATGACTGTCCTGACATCCTTGTTCAGGGAGAAAGATGATGTCACAAACCTTGATCTGAGGCTGAAAatctcaaaagaagaaaaaaaccttggCCTCTTTTTAGTGAAGCACCGTCAAGAGTTAACCAAAGCCACGGGTGTAGAGCCACTCAGACCCTATCAGGACTTCATCATGGATGTAAGTGTGTCACTGATACCAGTTCTGATTAACTAAGTAGTTGgttagtttttttcccctggagaGGGGACCAGAAGGTAATAACAGCTATTGCAAACATCCTGGCATATGTTTGCACCATGAAGCAGAAGCTTTGGTATGAAAAGACTTTCTCCCTTCAGTAGAGCTTAATTGAGCAAGAGGATAAATAGCAGGTGTCTGTACCTGGTTCCCAgagcttttctctttcccatctaCAATACTGAGGCTTTAAATTAGTTTTCAGGAAATCATTTGAAACCAACCAACCCACTGTAGGTGTGCTATGGAACAGGCAGCCCGTGGCCTGCCACAGTGAGGGTCAAGTGACTTGCAGGTCTGCACTTGCAGCCTCCGTGCCCACAGGAGGGGCAGTGGCTCCTCTCCAGTTGGAGGCTGAAGAAAACAGTTACAGCTGTTGTCTGGGAATCAGAAAGTCTCCGAGTCTCTCCCCCAGCTCTTTTAAAACTGGAGGCAGGAGATAGCCTCGATTCCCTGGTTCCAGCTCAGGTATTGTCTACCACCATGCCATGGGAATAATGTGACCTTGAGCACGCCTCATTTTCTACTGTTCCATAGTGaatcctctcttttttcttttagtctAGGGAAGCTAGTACCAATTCCAAGATCTGTGAGCTGCTCAAGTACCAAGGAGAAGAACACCTTTTAAGAGAGATGCAGCAATGGACTGCTCCTTCCTTTCCTGTCAGTGGCCATGATTTAAGAAAAATGGGGGtgtcttcaggaaaagaaatcGGAATAGCattgcagcagctgagggatgAGTGGAAGAAGAGTGGGTACCACATGGATAAAGAAGAACTGTTGAGTTGCCTGAAGAAGCTGTAAAATTGAGTGATGGCAGAGAACTGTTTGTGGCCCATTCCAAGGGGAACTGAGATACCGGTAAATACTGTCAGTTGTAAGAGGCTCAGCCAGCTCTGTTCTCCCGATACTCATTTGTAACTTCCACAAGGAGAAGTTTAGTGCTGCAGTACTGTAAAATGCAGTTTGCCAAATCCCACAGTCTCTGCCTccttttgttgtgttttaatGATAAATCTTTAACTGCTTTATCTTGACCTTGGGTATCAGAGGTGACACCAAGCTACATctaaggaaacaaaaagcagcagaagaggtATTTGTGTCCCCTAGATAGAATCATGGGAGGGTTCATGCCTAGGAGTGTCTTAATTATTAACACTTAATAATAATCTTAATTAATAATCTCTAACTGTTTTTGTGCATAAAGTCAGATGTCAGACTGAAACACTCaccccagcagttctcagaccGTCATGCCCTGTGAAACCAGTCTTCCATCCAGACTGCCGTGTTGCATAGCTCCAGAATGAGTTGTAATGAAAAGCATGACTCAGCCAAGTTGTCAGCACAACCTTCTTGCCTCTTCAGTAGTCAGTGACCACAGCTTACCAGCCCCGGCTTTTTGGCTGTGCTTTACACAAACCCCAAGGGGCTGGCTCTAAGCAACAGCATCTCCTCTGGGTATAAATCTTACTGCAGGTTGAAGTTTTCCTACAAGACCAGGGCAGTGAATAAAATCCTTTGGATTTCACTTTCCTCCACTCTTTGCAGCAGTAGATGGCACTAACAGCGGAGCCTCTATGCTTCCAGCCAGACAACTTTCCCAGCTGCTTGCTAGTCTTGTTTTTAAGTCAGTTACTCTAAATGAATCCCTCTGAAGGTACTTTGGGAATTTCAGGGAGAGaccaagggaggaaaaaagtgctgttttTCTCTGTTAGTAAGGCAAATCTAAGAACATGCTGGTGTTTGATTTAATTATGTCATTAAACTGAAGCCTCCTTGTACAGTTTATTGAACTGCTGAAAGCCTGGGTGGGAGACAAGTAATAAAACCGAGTGCTAGAGCAAGCTCTTGTCAAGAACACTCCACAGAACTGCAACTTTTAACACAGCATCTGTGCAGCTGGTAAAACGTCAGCAACTAAGTTTTATGTTACCCAAAACTGCTGTTGGGGCTGAACTCTGCTTGCAGGGGGATTTCTTAAGGACATGAGGTTGAAATTTTTACAGTCTCCAGTGCTGGTGaaaagcagcacacacagaTAATTCTGAAAGCATCTCAAAACAGGCCTGCCTCAAAGGTAGCATGGCCTTCAGTTAGCTCATGTTAAAATCAGGTTGTGCTTGAGGTTTCCAGTTGGGCTCCTGAGCATCTGTGATTTACTACATGCCAAAGAAATTAAACCCTACTAAAATGAAAGTGCAGTACATCAAAGTAAGAGCCTGCTTGAGCTCTGCAAAAAGGGATGTGCTTAAACAAACACTTTTTGTAAGAGTAGGAGCTACTGAATAGCAAACAGGGAGCCAAGAGATGAAGTGGTTTGGGACATACATGGTTGAGTACAGAACTTCTCCCCAGCGGAGTGCTGGACTAATTAAATGCTATTTGTAGTGTGCCTTAATTAAAGTGACACATCAGAAACACCCACCTGGCTTTGGTGCTTGGTCACAGCACAGTTAATAAAGACCAAAACCTCCTGTTCCCCAGTTCAGCCAGGGTtgggggatggggtggggggcTGTGTGGAGCTCTAAAGTTTGCAAACAGTAATGAAATAATCATTTTCTTGTGGGAAAAGCTGATCCTCATTCAGACTagagcctggagcagcaccgagtCCCACACCCCCCCTTCATGAGGCCCCCAGCCCGCAGAGAACTGCCAGGGAAAGGGCAAAACAGTAAATAATGCCAAGGGCTTCCCCTCACAGAGGGCAGCTGGGGATCAGTGGAGGGTTTTGCCCTTC
This window of the Colius striatus isolate bColStr4 chromosome 15, bColStr4.1.hap1, whole genome shotgun sequence genome carries:
- the TRNT1 gene encoding CCA tRNA nucleotidyltransferase 1, mitochondrial; the encoded protein is MLVVPLRAGLRLLPPLRLRHRAPGAMKLQSPQFQALFTPGLRSVAELFEKKNYELRIAGGAVRDLLSGMTPQDIDFATTATPTEMKEMFTSAGVRLINNKGEKHGTITARLHEQNFEITTLRIDVVTDGRHAEVEFTTDWEKDAERRDLTVNSMFLGLDGMLYDFFNGYEDLQNKKIRFVGKASERIQEDYLRILRYFRFYGRIAEQPGDHEPSTLQAIKENAKGLAGISGERIWVELKKILLGNHVNHLVRVMYELDIAQYIGLPRDGNLEEFDRVTEKIQNLCPKPMTVLTSLFREKDDVTNLDLRLKISKEEKNLGLFLVKHRQELTKATGVEPLRPYQDFIMDSREASTNSKICELLKYQGEEHLLREMQQWTAPSFPVSGHDLRKMGVSSGKEIGIALQQLRDEWKKSGYHMDKEELLSCLKKL